A genome region from Archocentrus centrarchus isolate MPI-CPG fArcCen1 unplaced genomic scaffold, fArcCen1 scaffold_80_ctg1, whole genome shotgun sequence includes the following:
- the cox6c gene encoding cytochrome c oxidase subunit 6C codes for MSLPKPVMRGLLAKRLRFHLPIAFTLALTAAIAFKYTVTEPRKRAYADFYKQYDAVKDFNAMREAGVFESVQPTGK; via the exons ATGTCTCTGCCAAAGCCAGTAATGAGGGGGCTGCTTGCAAAGCGTCTGAGGTTTCACCTGCCCATTGCTTTCACTCTGGCTTTGACAGCTGCCATTGCATTCAAG TACACGGTGACAGAGCCCCGGAAACGGGCCTACGCCGACTTCTACAAGCAGTACGATGCCGTCAAAGACTTCAACGCCATGAGGGAAGCCGGGGTCTTTGAGAGCGTGCAGCCCACTGGGAAGTAA